The following coding sequences lie in one Primulina huaijiensis isolate GDHJ02 chromosome 2, ASM1229523v2, whole genome shotgun sequence genomic window:
- the LOC140956345 gene encoding uncharacterized protein: MSITRSSNAPYEVLVSLNISKCRDEFKELFYVKYFSREVRAKKVKEFLELRQAAKTVNEYTLKFEEGCVFVPFIAENDKDKGEHFLRGWRPEIRRDVHMAKVVAYQDIVERTLLAELDEQEIEKERQLRRQAFQARGQGTSASTRGGYKGKGKMEQHNKPSVPTSGTERPLCPKCGKPHKGECLVGSGRCYRCKEMGHTAQKCPLSSDKGKVQGRIFTMTKEGANPDSSVISGNILISGKEALTLIDTGATHSFMSEVFMLSLSCEPTIMPLQFTIMLPSGNEICPTSILTACPVQMGTRLLYADFIVIPMVAFDVILGMDWLSAYRAVIDCVGKTVKFVIDDHENNAIVGLGSSISTLIISCLQAIKLLNKGCTRFLALV; this comes from the coding sequence ATGTCTATAACACGATCTTCAAATGCTCCCTATGAAGTTCTCGTGTctttgaatatatcaaaatgtcGGGATGAATTCAAGGAGCTATTCTACGTCAAATATTTTTCGCGAGAGGTTAGAGCTAAGAAAGTGAAAGAATTTCTCGAGTTGCGACAAGCTGCCAAGACTGTCAATGAATATACTCTCAAATTTGAAGAAGGATGTGTCTTCGTTCCTTTTATTGCTGAGaatgataaagataaaggaGAGCACTTTCTTCGCGGTTGGAGACCCGAGATTCGAAGAGATGTTCACATGGCTAAAGTGGTGGCATACCAAGACATTGTTGAGAGAACACTATTAGCCGAACTTGATGAACAAGAGATTGAGAAGGAACGGCAGTTGAGAAGGCAAGCTTTTCAAGCTAGAGGGCAAGGGACAAGCGCTAGTACTCGAGGTGGTTACAAAGGGAAAGGTAAGATGGAGCAACACAATAAACCTTCTGTGCCTACTTCGGGTACGGAGCGACCGTTATGTCCCAAGTGTGGCAAGCCACACAAAGGCGAGTGTTTGGTTGGGAGTGGCCGATGTTATAGATGCAAAGAAATGGGGCATACAGCACAGAAATGTCCTCTCTCCTCTGACAAAGGAAAAGTTCAAGGCAGAATCTTTACGATGACAAAAGAAGGAGCCAATCCTGATTCTTCAGTCATATCAGGTAATATTCTAATATCTGGCAAGGAAGCACTTACATTGATTGATACCGGAGcaactcattcttttatgtctgaagtatTTATGCTCTCCTTATCTTGCGAGCCTACTATTATGCCTTTACAATTCACTATTATGTTGCCCTCTGGTAATGAGATTTGTCCTACTAGTATTCTTACGGCATGTCCGGTACAGATGGGTACGAGATTGTTATATGCTGATTTTATTGTGATTCCGATGGttgcatttgatgttatattgggtatggactggttATCTGCTTATCGTGCAGTAATTGATTGTGTGGGAAAGACCGtgaaatttgtaattgatgatcATGAGAATAATGCAATTGTTGGTCTAGGTTCATCGATAAGTACTCTCATTATTTCTTGCTTGCAAgctattaaattgttgaataagGGATGTACTAGATTTCTGGCCTTAGTATAA
- the LOC140966852 gene encoding uncharacterized protein produces MEGGGEIPVDQIPLARGRGRGRGRARVRGVDDTFVEQAADHLDQLRMDELVARFHSMHPPRFSGSEGAEKAELWISEIEELFDLIEYSPECRLRLAVHQLKDRAKMWWSTTLMTLDAQRIVPSWDIFKLKFKESYCPPSFYSSKASEFHNLKQGDMSVAEYADTFYAMLRYVPHVAASQVAVVESFIEGLNDHLHPFVSTGKRLNYLEAVEIAKRAEASLKRIGNRVPTQPHQSGRQQFSSSGSASLRPRGKQFKKPGSSSLSSGSSGNRGGYRYSGPYCDHCGGKHSSNQCVGVQGICNVCGRPGHFARVCPSKTGNQPRHVVELQVIEFQQLPSLSISLVALRIRVEGKVVNRISHLLMYLP; encoded by the coding sequence ATGGAGGGTGGTGGAGAAATTCCTGTTGATCAGATTCCTTTagctcgaggtcgaggtcgtggacgtggtagAGCTCGTGTCCGTGGTGTTGATGATACTTTTGTTGAGCAAGCTGCTGATCATCTAGACCAGCTTAGGATGGATGAATTAGTTGCGCGTTTCCATTCTATGCATCCACCTCGATTCAGTGGTTCGGAGGGAGCTGAGAAAGCAGAATTGTGGATTTCTGAGATTgaggaattgtttgatttgattgagtattCTCCAGAGTGTCGATTGAGATTAGCTGTGCATCAGTTGAAAGATCGTGCTAAAATGTGGTGGTCTACTACATTGATGACTTTAGATGCTCAGAGGATTGTTCCATCGTGGGATATATTCAAGCTGAAGTTTAAGGAAAGTTATTGTCCTCCATCATTCTACAGTTCTAAGGCTTCTGAGTTTCATAACCTGAAACAAGGAGATATGTCAGTTGCAGAGTATGCTgatactttttatgctatgctGAGATATGTTCCTCATGTTGCTGCGAGTCAGGTTGCTGTTGTTGAAAGTTTCATTGAAGGACTGAACGATCATTTGCACCCTTTTGTTTCTACCGGTAAGCGACTAAATTATCTTGAAGCAGTGGAAATAGCAAAAAGGGCTGAAGCTAGTCTTAAGAGGATTGGCAATCGAGTTCCTACCCAACCTCATCAGTCGGGGAGGCAACAATTCAGTTCATCTGGTTCTGCATCTCTTCGTCCACGTGGAAAACAATTTAAGAAGCCTGGTTCTAGTTCTTTGAGTTCGGGGAGTTCAGGGAACCGTGGTGGATATCGCTATAGTGGACCTTACTGTGATCACTGTGGAGGCAAGCATTCCAGTAATCAATGTGTTGGAGTTCAAGGGATTTGCAATGTTTGTGGTCGGCCGGGtcattttgctagagtttgtcctaGTAAGACGGGAAATCAGCCCAGGCATGTAGTGGAGCTCCAAGTAATAGAATTCCAGCAGCTTCCCAGTCTTTCCATCAGCCTAGTCGCCCTTCGCATCAGAGTAGAGGGCAAGGTGGTCAACAGAATCAGTCATCTGCTCATGTATTTGCCTTGA